ATTGTAAGCCTAGTCAATATTTGAAACTGAAGGTCATGATGTTTGGTTGACTATTCCTCTTTAAATTGTTACGTCTCGTATAGGAAGCTTACAACAAACATATTAATGCATCCTGCTACTAAACCTGAGGATGTAAGTTGTAATCTTTCCTTTTTATTTACGAATAACATAAAGTCAAGTCATCGAGTCTCAATCGGCATAAATATTTTGACAGGTGGTTTAGCAGGATGTGTTGCAAAGACAGCAATTGCTCCACTCGACAGAgctaaaataaattttcaatgtGAGGCTCTCgactttattttgatctttttaGCTACTCGAATGCCGTTTAATGTACGGAGTCTTATTCAGTTTCTCAAAAACACTTGCCAAGAGCAAGGTTTTATGCGTCTATGGCGTGGTCACACTGCAACTCTTGCCAGAATTTTTCCTTACTCTGCTATTCAGTACTCTGCTCATGATCATTACAAACATTTACTTGGGATTAGTTCAACTAGGCATTCGTGAGTTTTCTGTTGTCTTTTACATCATAGTACTTCTGAATgtctcataaataaataaagtttgccTTCCTTCGACTGCTAATTTCTATATAAATGTTATTCAAGTGTTTATTTACCCGATAGGATGCGTTAAGTAGACACACGTGAACTGATGTTTGTCAAATTTAATCAATTCTTTAGATATAGGACCATTTGCCTTTCATCTATTTGCAGGTAGTTTCAGCTTCAGTCAAACACAATACACTAATCCTCATGATACTATCCTCATATTTGAGACCGAGTGTTTCTCTTTTCCCCAATTGTTGATGAGGTCCTCATTGGAGAACTACATTAGTAATATCTACGACTGAAAATTAGTTTTCTGGTCCTCCACAGATGTCATTGTGACATAAACTTCATGGAAATAAGAAGGGCATCTGTCTGAGGTTTCAGAAAAAGCAATTTCAAACCAGTTCGGTACAATATTTTGACTCTGTATTTACTTCAAAGGGTCTACAAAAGAACGACGGATAGCTTGTTGACTTTAAACCATCCAATCTCTCAAAATTTTCTGCGACTCTTATCACAGTTCGCGCAATGTTTAACTTCACTTTATAACCATCATGGATATGCTTCTGAAGCTAGTCGTTCTATCTATTTTCTTCCAGCAATTTCTATTGTGTCTGGAGATTTTTCTCATCTTGATGTATTTCTAGGAGTAACGGGTACTTCGTTCAACTTCTCAAACATTAGCAAATTACACAATAATTCTCCTATGGACTTGGAGTAAACAAATGACAATGTTTTGATTAAGACACTAGTGAAATATAGGATCATTTAAATGCATTACTCTATAATCAAGGAATTATTAGGATCCGTTTCTCTGGATCTGAGTGCAAAATATTGTTTCACGACTGCTTTGTGTCACTGCCTGGTTTAATTATGAGAAGAAAGTAGGTTAGGTCGATTGTTTGTATTCTCTCTTTACTCTAATGAACTCTGATAGCTTGGTAGCTGATGAAATGTGAGCATTAATACTCAGAACCACTTGTTTCTCGCCAGTTAACGTCTTTTGTTGCTCCAGTCTACCTGTTATGAGTTAATATGCTCAAAAACAACCTGCTTCATATTCACTGTTGTGAAGTGTGACTTTTGAACGTATAAGGCATGCGTTCGCTAACATAAATCCTCATCGTTACTTTCCAGCTTTGGCATATATGTCCCAAGTCCGTTGATCATACTACGAATATACATTAACTTGTCAATTAGAATTTGAAATACACATCCTCAACATTCGGTTACCCCGATACACTATACTGGCTAATATGTAAATTGGTAGGAGAAAAGATTTGGaacaaaatatcacaataattcgTGGATTTATTAAATGTTTGTGTGAGATATGTCGAGAGATACAGATGCTATTGTTAGAATCTGTTAGATAATCATTTGTATTTAGAGAAATTGGATGATATGGCTTAAAATTGATTGcagtgctgcatatatatatatatatatatatatatataattaatgatTTTCTGTGAATGTCATCTTATGTTTTCCCTCGGCTGGGCCCCGAATGCCGTGGTACGGCCAGGAGTGGGGAGAATCAActatccctctccaaatgctctcacatcgccacgtgcatacaaccactaccagggaagtcctactcactgctttctcgcggCAGGGTGTTTTtatgaaattgaaaggacgaaaataGAATGTTCGGCAccttaaccgagttggtggatatggaagaTCCATCTAgagaagttggaaaaccttgattccaaaccaatattGCACATGGACTCCACGATCCTGAGcagaacaaatggcatatgaacctattgttggtaaccgactaccatgggactgcatcccctaatattgctccactgtcttgtggattagaccttcagatcGGAGGCTCGTGGTGtccccccctaagaaaaccatgtgTTTCGGTTCGGGTACCTGAGCAGTaccccagccctcacacaaatcgaatgaattACGTGGTGCATATttatttggtgccttcttgtaccagtGTTTGTgttgaagtaaataaatatactcCCTCATTCCTTCCCTTTTGAATAATGTTTCCTGTTATTAATTCACCGTAGCAATTAATATGATCATTTTCACTGTTCAAATCTTAATTTTCGTGATCTTCTTTCATGAATTTTTTGGTGTGAAGTGTGGTAACTTGACTTTATATGTATTTGTACCAGGTTCTACAGTGATTTTGAGTGACCAAAGTAATCTTATTTCATAGTTTTCTTGTTTATATTTCAGTTCATGCTTACCCAGTCACTTTAGACGAAATAGGCTATTATAGTCAAGTGAATTTCCCTCATTTGCTTTATTCAAATTACCACGCcacaagatgtaactcttatcttTTTCATCGTAAATCACACTGGTTAATATTCCTACAGGACATTAAATAATAGTTGATCACATTTAGTTATATTAGCTTGAGAAATCTACGAATGAGTTAattcaaaataatttcaatCCTAAATACTTGCATTTACTCAAATAACAGTAGAAATATATAGTATCAATCAAACCACTTATTTGCAACCCCTTTTTCCTGACATTAATAAAGGTCGTTCAAGGTTACATGTAGACGAGTTTATGTATTTTAATTCCTGATATAATTTTCACCTAGTTCCATACACTTTTAGTTTAGCTATATTTATTCATGggcttttatttttcttttgataTATAGGGAAATTTCGTATATACGTGTACGACGATTTCTTGCTGGTGTTGGAGCTGGGACTACATCAGTTACCTGTACATATCCACTTGATGTCGCCAGAGCACGTATGGCAGTTACAACTGCTTCCAAGTTAGTTGATCGACATTATGTTAAAATTGAAATCATTCGTGTTTACAGACCCTTTTTTTCCAAGCTCCTGTGCTTTAATGTTATTGGCCTTCTTTGTAATATACTATCACATTTTATAGAAAGAGAAATCACTATTTCCCAGTCTGTTTATTTCAAAGTTTCTTTAAGAACCATTGTTAGGTGGGAAGTTATTAAAAAAAGAGGGAGCGTTGGATAACTATTTTGTTCTAGTTTGAGCTTCTTCAACAATACCCAGTGTTATGAAATACTTTTCTAAACATTTAATTTGCCAAGTACAGGTTTGTATAATTGACTTTCAATTATACCTTAAATCCGAAATTCGGTAATACAATCTGGACGCTAAAGCAAATGGAACGGGGTTCATAACTACAGGTCTTTGTTTCAAAACGAAGCGCCTTAATTAACCACTGGAACACCGCGACACAGCATTAATTATCATATCTTGTGAATTCATCTGGTCACCCACTCTATGAAGTAGCTTCATTTTTCATCATAAACGTAACACTTCTTCACCTTGCAATGAATATTAACTCTCTTCTTTTCGAATGATGTTCCTAATGTCTAGCttgaatactaatactactattacaTTAATTCAACCCCTTTGCTATTAATCTTATTATTCTCATCTCATCGCACTATTGTGGTACGGCAACTTAGGTCAATTCGCATCTGTGCCAGGCTGTGCTAATGATATCTCCATATCTATGTTATACTCATCATTTATCTACCTATAATCAAGACCTAAATTTAGTATAATACAGATGAATATTCTGTTTTTGAACAAAGTGTTTTTTTAAACGAGTTCAGCCGATAAGTATCCCACAAATGGTTAAAAGTTCCCACCTTGTGATAGAATGTTTTTTCTTTGCCAGTATTTGaatgtggagattgttgagtttcactAAAAACCTGGGGGCACCGGAAgtccgttttgttctagtatggagCTCCTCAGCCGTGCCCACTCTCAATCACATACGTGACGATCGAATCCAAGACCTCCGATCTCGCGCACACTCGCTTATAACCTCCAGATGCCGGCTTCGTGGTTCGGGGGTTGAGCGTTCGAGCGCGACACCGACGTCCTCGGGTACTTTGtggtgggttcgtggatgctgACTCCTAAAGAATcacatgctaggacgaaacagccgtccagtgctgccAGGTTTTTAGTGGTGGTTTGACCTTTTTTATTCGTAAATATTCGATAAATATGTTTTCTTGAGTAATTTAAgtcgaatttatttatttatttaaacaaatattggtacaagggggcaccaagtAGATATGCGCCACGTaattcattcgatttgtgtgagggctggggtACTGCTCAGGTATCCAAACCGAAGcacatggttttcttagggggggaCACCACGAGCCTCCgatctgaaggtctaatccacaagacagtggagcaatattaggggatgcagtcccatggtagtcggttaccaacaataggttcatatgccatttgttctgCTCAGTATCGTGGAGTCCATGTGCaatattggtttggaatcaaggttttccaacttctcTAGATGGATCTTCCACCTTCCACACTGTTGAATCCCGACCTAGTAGTGCAATAATTATATTGTGGTCTCAGCAAGACATGAAGATCTTGAGTTTGATACTTATACTTGGGTTTGTTAGGGCACGTTAAATCTTCAGATGTAACGTATTATGAAGTCAATCttaatatacataaatttatttaaagtaaCTTTTGTTTATGTGATAATTTTTTAACGTgacaaattttttaaataataatcactGAATGTGATGGGTATATGATGGgataaattcaaatgtaaattattattcGATAGTATTTACGAAACTAATTTTCCCTATAAGACTTGTGTTTTGGAGTAGTCGAGGCTTTGAGAGAGCTTAATAGTTGTATTCTGGTATCGAAGAGTTGTGATAACATATCAGAATTGCTAGTGTTAACAATTCTCGAAAATTCTCAACCTAGAATCAAAAAGTTATTCAGTAATCTTTGGTGATTATCTAAAAACCAAgccatttttgtattttcatgCTGACAACCTATTTCGGAATCACTTAATCTAGTATGATAAAGTTTTCAATGTATTAATTGATCTACCTCTAGTCACCATCGTAAGTATATTTACAACAGATTATCCTTTTCTTTATCTTTATTGGTAAGctattttaatatatattagTGATCATATAATCACATGATAAAcacgtgatatatatatatatatatatatatattaagtcaCGAGAAAACTTGGTAGTACTTTCTATCTGAACTCGAACATGTAGTGATTTATTGGTAAAGGTTTTACAGGATCAGTTATGATACTTGATTAACATGAGACGCAACAACTTAATGGTTTAATCACTCAATCGGATTATAGattcgttcagaaggacgatgaaagctacacaaccaaaccatccagctcagagaacaaaactccatcaaaaactcCGCTTTTACTACCTTAGGGAGTTGGTCATAAAACTGAGAACCTAGTACAAATTCATGTTGACTCAAGTTGCCATACAATATAAACATAATCAGATAAAATTACCATGCAGGTAATGATAGTAACAGTAATTATGATAAAGACTGAACATTACGAATACAGTCTAAACGCAGGTATGTATGGAAAAGTATTAAAACTCAGGATCTAGAGAAGGGTAAATGGTGAACCCATCCGTGTTCTGTTTTCTAAATTATCCAGTTATTTTATGGAGATAAATTGATTTTTGCGCATGATTGTCTATCAATTCATTTATCAAGTACAAATGCATTTAACTTTGACCTACAATGTTTGTACGGGACCTAAAAATACTACTTAACTGTCCAAACTAATACTAATCGGGAGGTTGATATGCGGAATTCATTGGTTGAAAGTCAAATGTTTTAATTATAACCAATATCACTTACTTATCTTAGGTTACTTAGGTCACAAAGACCACCCCTAACCcaatttcattttcaggtacctctcgaagaacccttccacagtgtgggcaaccgagaagtgataaccgccctcataccttCAACAGCAATCAAGATcaatgtattcataatcaatcttcctcttcaattcctacattgtagctgactgactaacctAACTAATTCTATACACAATAAGATATATCTGACATATTTACAACCTGTTATGCAGATTATAATGTTCCTAAATTTCTCAAAGCATTTGAAATTTTACCGACCCTATGTTTATGTTCATTATTGTTTACAAAAAGTTTTAATCAACCTTTTGTCCTTTGATTACTGCTTTTAGTTATCTCCTTTTTCCTAACTGATAATCATTCGGAAGTTATTCTACATATACTATACAAAACTCAGAGGTCCTAGCTTTTTTTAAAACCCTGACGAAACAGTGAATAATATACACTTCTGAGTAGCCTCAATGACCTAGTGTTCCTTAGTTTTTAAATGGTATTCCAACTGAAGTTGGTTCATGATCAGTACCAACTATAAATTAACTTAATTTGCAAGACATCTCCACAAATAAAACAACCATATTTATTGAAGTTTATTAGTATACtgattttcatttgtatatattcATTGTAACTTATTTTAAATTAGTAAAAAGTTGTCCTAATACGGTCATCACTCATTGCAGGCCAtaaaagcatatatatatatatatatatatatatatatatatataatcaagcATGACGAGTACATAGTTTGTGAAACAAAACGGATGAAATCGAGGCGAAAGAGGTataaaataacaatagtaatattaaaCTCAATCAACtcccaaacgccctggtacgtCCGAGAGTGACTAGAGTCCGCTcaccttctcgaaatgctctcacatggccacgcgtatatatagcctctgccacggaggtcctactcactgccttctcgtggcgggggtgttatttacgaaattgagaggacgaaaagcgaatgtccggcgctttaaccgggttggtggacacggcgagtccacctaggggagttggcaaaccctgattccaaaccaatagtgcacatgggctccagtattctgagggaacaaatggcgtatgaacctattgttggtcaccggctaccatggtactgcatctcctcacgatgctccactgccttgtggatcataccctcaggtcaaaggctccgggtgtggccccctaggaaaaccacctgcttcagtctgggcacctgagcagtatcacagccctcacacaaatcaaatgaaatttgtgcggcgcatatgtatctggtgcccctttgtaccaatatttatgtgtttaaataaataaataaacagaaaaatgaATAGACCCACACTACTGCGATTGATTTCAATCCACTATCACCTAAGGTCTCTAAATATAGATTATGACTATCTAACAGATTTTAACATGATAGTCTGTATCTCTCGACACACCTCATACCAATATTCAATGAATTTGTGAATTATTGTAGTATTTTGTTCCAAATCTTTTCTCCTACCAATTTACATATTAGCCAGTATAGTGTGTCGAGATAGCCGAATGTTGAGGATGTGTACTACAAATTCTAATTGACAAGTTGATATAAATTCACAGTCTGATCAACAGACTTTAATGTCTCAATCTATAATATCTTACAAACAACTTCAAAGCACGATCAGAACGGTTGTATTGTTAAgttatttacaattaattaataaaacttTGGCACCACcagtgaaaaataaatattattagtgCTAGGTAGACTAATGGACTCTActacttattgtttttttaacaaaatactTCACTCGACTAGTCTCAAATCATCATGAAACTTGTAGGTAGATAGAGGTGTATTTGAGAATCCAAACAAGAGTATATTGTATAGTAAAAATGTTGAGTATAACTTACATAGGAATCTTCTATCATTTTAATCCATCCAGTAATACCTGACTGGTTGAAAATAAAACGGTTAACATGATCCGATTTGATCTTGACTCAAGCATACACTAACCAATGCTTGATCCTGTTAACATGGAGATTTACTCATAAAACTTAGCTTTTGATCACAATTGAATAAGCATAAATTTATAGGATCTACTTACATTTTTGTCAACGGCATAAAACTATGAATTATTTTGATTCTTTCTGCGAATCTGTACTTAACAGTATACTCCTTTTAGTAGATGTACTTGTGATCGTTGGCTGAGTTAATTCTACAAttaaattattctatttattattaaaactagttatttatacaattattactgttgttataattattgtttggGTGTTGTTGAGACGTTTGCTGAAACAACCGTTTAAAGCCAGAAAGCAGTGAATAGCTATTTCGTCCTTGTGTGGATCTCATCAGTCCCACCTGTGATCGAATACAGAACCGCTAAGTTGATATCCACTGGTTTATGTTTCTAACGTTAAACAATTCACGGTCTTACGCAACTATCATACACTGCCTTTGCTGATATCTGTCTCACTAATAACAAGGTTGAACACTACTGCTTTCCACTAAAACTTCAGGAATTACCTTGAGGTTAGTCACCAGTAATCACATGATGACTGTTATTGTAGGGACGTGTGAAGATTTTTGAATACGAAGTTTCCTATTACTGACTGACTATGTTTAGGCAGTAGATGATATTTGCCTTATATCACGAAACAATcgaagttagaaatgtaaaccgtTGGGCTACCGACGTAGTATTGTGAAGGTTAGGCATGTGTTCCTAAGCCTAAAGGCCCTGTGTTCGACCTCAGTTAGGGTTGTAGATGCTTACTGTTGCTGAGACAAAATAGCTGTGTCAGTACCCTTTTGTTTTTGCCGACTGTCTAAGCAAAGGCTggttagcccccaaatgccctggtacggccgagagtggtgggagtccgctctccctctcgaaatgctctcacatggccacgcgtatatatagcctctgccagggaagtcctactcactgccttctcgtggcattactgttgtttacgaaattgagaggacgaaaagcgaatgtccggcgctttaaccgggttggtggacacggaaagtccacctaggggagttggaaaaccttgattccaaaccaatggtgcacatgggctccagtatcttgaaggaacgaatggcgtatcaaccaattgttgatcaccggctaccatgagactgcatctcctcacgatgctacactgccttgtggatcataccctcaggtcaaaggctccgggtgtggccccctaagaaaaccacctgcttcagtctgggcacctggacagtatcacagccctcacacaaatcaaatgaaatttgtgaggcgcatatttatctggtgcttccttgtaccaatatttatgtgtttaaataaataaataaagcaaaGGCTATCCGTA
This genomic interval from Schistosoma mansoni strain Puerto Rico chromosome W, complete genome contains the following:
- a CDS encoding mitochondrial carrier protein-related, with translation MHPATKPEDVSCNLSFLFTNNIKSSHRVSIGINILTGGLAGCVAKTAIAPLDRAKINFQCEALDFILIFLATRMPFNVRSLIQFLKNTCQEQGFMRLWRGHTATLARIFPYSAIQYSAHDHYKHLLGISSTRHSEISYIRVRRFLAGVGAGTTSVTCTYPLDVARARMAVTTASKYSSLFHAIRALYTEEGLSALYRGFTPALLGIIPYAGTAFFTFETLKETCLDRNKDPITGKGPKKLYPFENLCCGAVAGILGQTASYPLDIVRRRMQTANITGHPEYLESVYKTLRYVYKDEGFIHGLYKGLSVNWIKGPVASGISFTVYHQFQHLLHQWIIINE